The Chloroflexota bacterium genome window below encodes:
- a CDS encoding SRPBCC family protein: protein MAVEIQAPYDALVREDSVHRRLYTDPEIFRDEMARIFGRTWVFVAHESEVPEPGDFKTDTLAGRPIIISRDADGQVHLLYNACRHRGAMVCVLPKGNASFFRCPYHAWTYKPDGKLALVPSQYALGPDFDLSDHPLVPVARVESYQGFIFASLAPEGPSLREHLGRATHYIDLFVERAPNGVVRATKPLKYEYPGNWKLQMDNMADNYHAEFTHASAFTIRPDALVPRTNGFTSNGSYEDQTDRNYPTGKTFGPGIGCAFYHGGRQIVSDPDRYPDYLAALAKAHGEERARELAGLHFHLMIYPNLILHPLYSHYRVIRPISVDHTEINVYPCALEGAPDALNEALIKAAALHVSAGGQVQVDDLEAFARVQEGLKTEAFDWLLFKMGGEETDNEYGERETKVLSEMIPRGFYREWRRLMAQP from the coding sequence ATGGCAGTCGAGATTCAGGCTCCGTACGACGCGCTAGTGCGAGAAGACTCCGTCCACCGACGCCTCTACACCGACCCGGAGATCTTCCGCGATGAGATGGCGCGCATCTTTGGACGAACGTGGGTCTTCGTAGCGCACGAGAGCGAGGTTCCCGAGCCTGGCGACTTCAAAACGGACACGCTGGCCGGGCGGCCGATCATCATTTCCCGCGACGCCGACGGCCAAGTGCATCTGCTCTACAACGCCTGCCGCCACCGGGGCGCCATGGTGTGCGTTCTCCCGAAGGGGAACGCCAGCTTCTTCCGCTGCCCCTACCACGCCTGGACCTACAAGCCGGATGGGAAGCTTGCCCTAGTCCCGAGCCAGTACGCGCTGGGCCCCGATTTCGACCTGTCCGACCATCCGCTCGTCCCGGTTGCGCGCGTCGAGAGCTACCAAGGGTTCATTTTTGCGAGCCTGGCCCCGGAGGGGCCTAGTCTCCGCGAGCATCTCGGGCGCGCGACCCACTACATCGATCTGTTCGTCGAGCGGGCCCCGAACGGCGTGGTCCGGGCGACGAAGCCGTTGAAGTACGAGTATCCGGGCAACTGGAAGCTCCAAATGGACAACATGGCGGACAACTACCATGCCGAGTTCACGCACGCGAGCGCGTTCACCATTCGACCGGATGCCCTGGTGCCGCGGACGAATGGATTCACGTCCAACGGCTCGTACGAGGACCAGACCGACCGCAACTACCCAACGGGCAAGACATTCGGGCCGGGGATTGGCTGCGCCTTCTATCACGGAGGCAGGCAGATCGTATCCGACCCGGACCGATACCCTGACTACCTCGCTGCTCTTGCAAAGGCGCATGGCGAGGAGCGGGCCAGGGAGCTCGCCGGGCTCCACTTCCATCTCATGATCTACCCTAACCTCATCCTGCATCCGCTGTACAGCCACTACCGCGTGATCCGCCCCATTTCGGTGGACCACACCGAGATCAACGTCTATCCCTGCGCGCTAGAAGGCGCCCCGGATGCGTTGAATGAAGCGCTCATCAAAGCGGCGGCGCTCCACGTGTCAGCGGGCGGACAGGTGCAGGTCGACGATCTGGAAGCGTTCGCACGAGTTCAGGAGGGGCTGAAAACCGAGGCCTTCGATTGGCTACTCTTCAAGATGGGCGGCGAGGAGACCGACAACGAGTACGGCGAGCGCGAGACGAAGGTGCTCAGCGAGATGATCCCCCGCGGCTTCTATCGCGAATGGCGCCGGCTGATGGCGCAGCCGTGA
- a CDS encoding aromatic-ring-hydroxylating dioxygenase subunit beta — protein MTKSGALRLEIERFLYEEAALLDNRQFDEWLTLFAEDGSYHVPNDDDEVRPGDAGALIYDDYRAIAARVRRFQHPAALTQIPPPKTRHFITNVVVNPGPDDEVTVTSYQIVYASRRGQDKQYPGSMEHVLRRDGDRWRIRRKKVCLITGDKALASLPIL, from the coding sequence TTGACCAAGTCAGGCGCCTTGCGCTTGGAGATCGAGCGCTTCCTCTACGAAGAAGCAGCGCTGCTGGACAACCGGCAGTTCGACGAGTGGTTGACCCTCTTCGCTGAGGACGGAAGCTATCACGTGCCCAATGACGATGACGAGGTGCGTCCAGGTGACGCAGGCGCGCTCATCTACGACGACTATCGCGCTATTGCCGCCCGGGTTCGGCGTTTTCAGCACCCGGCAGCTCTTACACAGATCCCGCCTCCGAAGACCCGGCACTTCATTACGAACGTCGTGGTGAATCCCGGGCCCGACGATGAGGTGACCGTTACCTCGTATCAGATCGTGTACGCATCCCGGCGCGGTCAGGACAAACAGTATCCCGGATCGATGGAGCATGTCTTACGGCGCGACGGCGACCGGTGGCGCATCCGGCGCAAGAAGGTCTGCCTCATCACCGGCGACAAGGCCCTCGCTAGCCTGCCAATTCTCTGA
- a CDS encoding amidohydrolase family protein produces the protein MAYDLVIRNGLVVDGTGRPGFEADVAVEGDRIAAIEKNLGRGRREIDARGKVVSPGFVDPHTHMDEFAFLYPNGQPVVQYGVTTVVTGDCGGSVAPVPPAGKPLDVLMSYLRRVLDDYVDEKKWKWETIPEYLNFLKGKVGINYLTLAAHSPIRLSVMGEDYERPATPAELDEMKRVLREALEAGCGGFSTSPKGAAAAHAGTPSTFATEEETSELANLAGRYGGLFQFNGFLPQVVTPETGHPALLERINCTSIGNEFRIVPERNAQAYQALAWLDEQKRRGKDVVGVFIPYRYTMRFDLSRPLIFDGLPGWEEASGDREGLKTRLADGEFRRRLEKERIAGAGRPRFGEWWGWDDVVVHTVKEPSLKHTENHNIAELARAKGAEAVDAFFDLWLADDLASTFDFWGAQNGNPALFEKVLKHPQVVFGTDAGAHLSRFYWHGSPCYVLGYHWRQRGTFTLEEAVNKITALPASKLGINRGQLKLGWPADITVFDPDRVMDTTSARIPDRMDEMEIRRQPEGIDAVVVNGQIVLEQREFSNLLPGKVTRQEISPPVPY, from the coding sequence ATGGCATACGACCTCGTCATTCGGAACGGCCTCGTGGTGGACGGAACAGGCAGGCCGGGGTTCGAAGCAGACGTCGCCGTCGAGGGGGACCGGATCGCCGCCATCGAGAAGAACCTCGGCCGTGGCCGGAGGGAGATCGATGCCCGCGGCAAAGTGGTCTCGCCGGGGTTCGTCGATCCCCACACCCACATGGACGAGTTCGCCTTCCTCTACCCGAACGGCCAGCCGGTCGTTCAGTACGGCGTCACGACGGTCGTGACGGGAGACTGCGGCGGGTCGGTGGCTCCTGTCCCACCTGCAGGCAAGCCGTTGGACGTCCTGATGAGCTACCTGCGACGCGTCCTCGACGACTACGTGGACGAGAAGAAGTGGAAGTGGGAAACGATCCCGGAGTACCTCAACTTCCTGAAGGGCAAAGTCGGCATCAACTACCTGACGCTTGCCGCCCACTCCCCGATTCGCCTCAGCGTCATGGGCGAGGATTACGAACGCCCCGCGACTCCGGCCGAGCTCGACGAGATGAAGCGCGTTCTGCGCGAGGCTCTGGAGGCTGGCTGCGGAGGATTCTCTACGTCGCCGAAAGGGGCGGCAGCTGCGCACGCGGGTACGCCGAGCACCTTCGCGACGGAAGAAGAGACCTCTGAGCTGGCAAACCTCGCCGGTCGATATGGCGGGCTCTTCCAGTTCAACGGATTCCTGCCTCAGGTGGTGACGCCCGAGACGGGGCATCCGGCGCTCCTAGAGCGCATCAACTGCACGAGTATCGGGAATGAGTTTCGCATCGTTCCCGAGAGGAACGCCCAGGCATACCAGGCGCTCGCGTGGCTGGACGAGCAGAAGCGTCGTGGGAAGGACGTCGTCGGCGTCTTCATTCCCTATCGCTATACCATGCGCTTCGACCTCTCGCGCCCCCTGATCTTCGACGGCCTCCCGGGCTGGGAAGAGGCGAGTGGAGATCGCGAAGGGCTCAAGACCAGGCTCGCCGACGGCGAGTTCCGACGACGTCTGGAAAAAGAGCGCATCGCCGGCGCGGGCAGGCCCCGGTTTGGCGAGTGGTGGGGCTGGGACGACGTCGTCGTTCACACCGTGAAAGAGCCGAGCCTCAAGCACACGGAAAACCACAACATCGCGGAGCTCGCCCGAGCCAAGGGTGCGGAAGCAGTCGACGCCTTTTTCGACCTCTGGCTCGCGGATGATCTGGCCTCGACCTTCGATTTCTGGGGTGCGCAGAATGGGAATCCGGCACTCTTCGAGAAGGTCCTCAAGCATCCCCAGGTCGTTTTCGGAACGGATGCTGGCGCCCACCTCTCCCGCTTCTACTGGCACGGCTCTCCCTGTTACGTTCTCGGCTACCACTGGCGGCAGAGGGGGACCTTCACGCTGGAGGAAGCGGTCAACAAGATCACGGCGCTGCCCGCCTCCAAGCTCGGGATCAATCGTGGACAGCTCAAGCTCGGCTGGCCGGCGGACATCACCGTGTTCGATCCGGACCGGGTCATGGATACGACCAGCGCGCGAATCCCCGACCGCATGGACGAGATGGAGATCAGGCGACAGCCGGAGGGAATCGATGCGGTCGTCGTCAACGGGCAGATCGTGCTGGAGCAGCGGGAATTCAGCAACCTGCTCCCTGGCAAGGTCACGCGCCAAGAGATCTCGCCGCCTGTCCCCTACTGA
- a CDS encoding ferredoxin: MAIKVEIDTSLCEGNGTCARLAPEIFVCSPYGSVIMERVPDELKAKALLAAKQCPTYAIRTSDD, from the coding sequence TTGGCGATCAAGGTTGAAATCGACACATCGCTGTGCGAAGGAAACGGCACGTGCGCCCGCCTGGCGCCCGAGATCTTCGTGTGCAGTCCGTACGGCTCCGTCATCATGGAGCGGGTGCCCGACGAGCTGAAGGCGAAGGCCTTGCTCGCCGCAAAGCAGTGCCCCACCTACGCGATTCGCACATCCGACGATTAG
- a CDS encoding UbiD family decarboxylase, whose product MTQVARMRDLRDYMEQLERRGMLYRFTEQINKDSELYPVFRVQQRGLPDEARKALLFTNVVDAKGNHFDMPCLAGAYAASEAILRVGLGIESHTEGLERWHYARENPIEPVLVDSGPVQENVMTGDELKTLGLSMLPVPVEEPGFSGMLRCGLPMISKDPETGIRNVGTYNAFLKAPDRMQAAIGPGAHAMAYHWKKARERGEALPIAIVIGCDVPTMAVGSASIPYGADELGVAGAYAGQAMELVRCKTIPLEVPAYAEAVIEGVMSTTVVEPRLPFGEYPGYIHSDLTVRPIFNVTAITYRNGATFTPVLVGMPPSDTSVVWGFVHAAEVYHRLKYECGHPIDEVYYPDWGGGSALCLIRVQEGSTPEQVNALMSELEARAGDARKYTIVVDSDIDIHDAECVFWALSFRTARKRDILLPHFHGGGLDPSGSPAGHGRGKLSAEGEEPDFTRVVINATRKWNYPPVALPKREFMERAMDIWAKHDDLQQPKMRQPWYGYTLGHWNDELQHYADMIVAGEYVKLGEEMVEYQQPLQDFMVGNNNDRSLD is encoded by the coding sequence ATGACCCAAGTGGCGCGGATGCGCGACCTGCGCGACTATATGGAGCAGCTCGAGCGGCGAGGCATGCTCTACCGCTTCACCGAGCAGATCAACAAGGACAGCGAGCTGTACCCCGTGTTCAGGGTCCAGCAGCGCGGCCTCCCAGACGAGGCTCGAAAGGCGCTCCTCTTCACCAACGTTGTAGACGCGAAGGGCAATCACTTCGACATGCCCTGTCTGGCCGGCGCATACGCAGCCTCGGAGGCGATTCTCCGCGTCGGCCTCGGCATCGAGAGCCACACGGAGGGACTCGAGCGCTGGCACTACGCGCGCGAGAACCCGATCGAGCCCGTTCTTGTCGACAGCGGCCCGGTGCAGGAAAACGTGATGACGGGCGATGAGCTGAAGACGCTCGGCCTCAGCATGTTGCCCGTGCCCGTGGAGGAGCCAGGCTTTAGCGGCATGCTGCGCTGCGGTCTGCCGATGATCTCCAAGGATCCCGAGACCGGCATCCGCAATGTGGGGACGTACAACGCATTCCTCAAGGCGCCAGACCGTATGCAAGCAGCGATCGGCCCGGGCGCGCACGCCATGGCCTACCATTGGAAGAAGGCCCGCGAGCGCGGCGAAGCGCTTCCCATCGCCATCGTGATCGGCTGCGACGTCCCAACTATGGCCGTCGGCTCGGCCAGCATCCCGTACGGCGCGGACGAGCTGGGCGTGGCGGGCGCATACGCCGGACAGGCGATGGAGCTCGTCCGTTGCAAGACGATCCCGCTGGAGGTACCCGCCTACGCTGAGGCGGTGATCGAGGGCGTCATGTCGACCACCGTGGTCGAGCCGCGCCTCCCGTTTGGCGAGTATCCGGGCTACATCCACTCGGATCTCACCGTGCGCCCGATCTTCAACGTCACGGCGATAACCTATCGAAACGGCGCAACCTTTACGCCCGTGCTCGTCGGCATGCCGCCAAGCGACACCAGCGTCGTGTGGGGCTTCGTGCACGCGGCTGAGGTTTACCATCGCCTGAAGTACGAGTGCGGCCATCCTATTGACGAGGTCTACTACCCGGATTGGGGCGGCGGAAGTGCGCTCTGTCTCATCCGCGTTCAGGAAGGCTCGACCCCGGAGCAGGTGAACGCCCTCATGAGTGAGCTCGAGGCGCGAGCCGGCGATGCCCGCAAGTACACAATCGTCGTGGATTCGGACATCGACATCCACGACGCGGAATGCGTCTTCTGGGCGCTGTCCTTCCGGACGGCCCGAAAGCGCGACATCCTGCTGCCACATTTCCATGGCGGCGGTCTCGATCCGTCGGGCTCCCCAGCCGGTCACGGCCGCGGTAAGCTGTCCGCTGAGGGTGAGGAGCCGGACTTCACACGAGTAGTCATTAACGCCACCCGCAAGTGGAACTACCCGCCAGTGGCGCTCCCAAAGCGCGAGTTCATGGAACGCGCGATGGATATCTGGGCGAAGCACGACGACCTGCAGCAGCCGAAGATGCGGCAGCCGTGGTACGGCTACACGCTAGGCCACTGGAACGATGAACTCCAGCATTACGCCGACATGATTGTGGCCGGCGAGTACGTGAAGCTGGGTGAAGAGATGGTCGAGTACCAGCAGCCGCTGCAGGACTTCATGGTCGGCAACAACAACGACCGATCGCTGGACTGA
- a CDS encoding ABC transporter substrate-binding protein, translating into MRRRTGSVILLAVLLAACAQPQQPRTAANPDQDLGGQRSESHAKRVTAVIMGDPPGVVQAVAGFGSRGVDALEHMVGAGLTVIDNTGRLQSRLAEAVPSLENGLWVVLPGGEMETTWRIRQGALWQDGTPVTADDVLFSAKIEQDKDLPFYTNAVGWAAIDGFEAPDQQTIKVHWKQPQIEADGLFSDPVLPKHLLERQYLDDKANFMSLPYWADEYVGAGPYKVREFLRGTRVTLEANDSFVLGRPRVDVIEVRFIPDPSTIIANIMAGEIDVTLGKTLSAEQGIEAANQWKDGKLDFTASNIVSIYPQFIGSNPPIVRNVQFRRALIHAIDRQQMVDSLLPGLSSVAHSLMYPGQAQYKDIEEALPRYEYDPRLASQMIEGLGYTRSGEFFRDQAGQPLNVELRTYTVDINQKATLSVADFWQRAGVSVTPNVMSPQAAQNNEYVFTFPAFILQRYTSDLPGLKQLHSSRTPLPENNFRSGNVSRYMNPEFDAMLDTYFSTVPIQQRIQALGQILYHMADQLTQMGLFYDAEPTMLSNRLQNVTARWPSSTQAWNVQAWDVR; encoded by the coding sequence ATGCGTCGGCGAACTGGCTCTGTTATCCTTCTGGCTGTCCTGCTCGCCGCATGCGCCCAGCCTCAACAGCCGCGAACGGCTGCCAACCCAGACCAGGATCTGGGCGGTCAGCGGAGCGAGTCACACGCGAAGCGTGTAACCGCGGTGATCATGGGCGACCCGCCCGGAGTGGTTCAGGCGGTCGCGGGCTTCGGCAGCCGAGGCGTCGACGCACTGGAGCACATGGTCGGGGCCGGGTTGACGGTGATCGACAACACCGGCAGGCTGCAGTCCAGGCTCGCCGAGGCAGTTCCCTCGCTGGAGAACGGCCTCTGGGTCGTGCTTCCCGGCGGCGAGATGGAGACGACCTGGCGGATCCGGCAGGGTGCCCTCTGGCAGGACGGCACACCCGTCACGGCCGACGATGTGCTGTTCTCGGCGAAGATCGAGCAGGATAAGGACCTTCCTTTTTATACGAACGCCGTCGGCTGGGCCGCGATCGACGGCTTCGAGGCGCCAGACCAGCAGACGATCAAGGTGCATTGGAAGCAGCCGCAGATAGAGGCGGACGGGCTTTTCAGCGATCCGGTGCTGCCAAAGCACCTGCTCGAGCGGCAGTACCTGGACGACAAAGCGAACTTCATGAGCCTGCCCTACTGGGCAGACGAGTACGTCGGCGCGGGACCGTACAAAGTGCGAGAGTTCTTGCGCGGCACGCGCGTCACGCTCGAAGCCAACGACTCGTTCGTGCTGGGCCGGCCGAGGGTAGATGTGATCGAGGTGCGCTTCATCCCCGATCCGAGCACAATCATCGCGAACATCATGGCTGGAGAGATTGACGTTACTCTTGGCAAGACACTCTCCGCGGAGCAGGGCATCGAGGCCGCGAACCAGTGGAAGGACGGGAAGCTCGACTTCACCGCCTCGAACATCGTGTCGATCTACCCTCAGTTCATCGGCTCGAACCCGCCGATCGTTCGGAACGTCCAGTTCCGGCGGGCGCTCATCCATGCAATCGACAGGCAGCAGATGGTGGACTCGCTGCTGCCTGGCCTGAGCTCGGTCGCGCACAGCCTGATGTATCCGGGACAGGCCCAGTACAAGGACATTGAGGAGGCGCTGCCACGCTATGAGTACGATCCGCGGCTCGCGTCCCAGATGATTGAGGGACTCGGCTATACGCGCTCCGGTGAGTTCTTCCGCGACCAAGCGGGTCAACCCCTCAACGTCGAGCTTCGCACGTACACCGTGGACATCAACCAGAAGGCCACGTTGTCCGTGGCTGACTTCTGGCAGCGAGCCGGCGTGTCAGTCACGCCAAACGTCATGTCCCCGCAGGCCGCTCAGAACAATGAGTACGTCTTTACCTTTCCTGCCTTCATTCTCCAGCGGTACACGAGCGACCTTCCGGGGCTCAAGCAGCTTCACAGCTCGCGCACCCCACTCCCAGAGAACAACTTCCGATCGGGGAATGTCTCGCGCTACATGAATCCCGAATTCGATGCCATGCTCGACACATACTTCAGCACGGTTCCAATACAGCAGCGAATCCAGGCGCTCGGTCAGATCCTGTACCACATGGCGGATCAGCTCACGCAGATGGGTCTGTTCTACGATGCCGAGCCCACCATGCTGAGCAATCGACTGCAGAACGTCACCGCACGCTGGCCCAGCTCCACGCAGGCCTGGAACGTTCAGGCCTGGGACGTGCGCTAA
- a CDS encoding ABC transporter substrate-binding protein: protein MGRDRLPSRAVSLAIVCIALTACAPSPARSGTSAASGSAASTAAATTPSRVTVAIGGDATNLASKLDVTGGVFNSDFKFMTNSPLVVQDPKGNARPLLAAEIPSRDNGTWVVNTDGTMVTTWKIRPNAFWHDGAPVVSSDVVFAFKVYMDDAIAVSTRDPERLVDRVEALDEKTFNVYWKQVYPNANRLGLGQLEPLPEHIVGTIYEADREAFQNASFWTSTSFVGDGPYRLADWDKGVQLVYRAFDQFFLGKPQIDEVTLRIIADMNTVVSNVLSGTVDTTVAVTLNHQAGATVKQQWEKSGEGQVASTPTYWRNMQIQHDPNRAKQPGLQDRRVRQALVYGIDRASIAEVVTAGASPAADSIIPPNDPRFDTVQRSIARYPFDRNRAAALLAEAGYPRSGDTLMTPGGQPFGLEIWTSQVSDNETEMSLVAADYTALGMQMVQSVIPIARNADREFRAEFPGLNITATSIDIPNALIDLTDDRCPRPENRFAGSNRGCWSNPEFETFFRVANTALDDRERDDALVQALRVLTEDVGTIPMSYNMEIIPVRKGLVGPAPRWPQQPGNTWNVFEWRWS from the coding sequence ATGGGGCGAGATCGACTCCCGAGCCGAGCGGTCTCGCTGGCTATCGTCTGCATTGCGCTGACCGCGTGCGCGCCGTCGCCGGCGCGGAGCGGCACCAGCGCAGCCTCCGGGTCGGCCGCGTCGACGGCGGCAGCCACCACGCCAAGTCGGGTCACGGTTGCCATTGGCGGCGACGCCACGAACCTCGCATCCAAGCTCGACGTCACCGGCGGTGTGTTCAACTCGGACTTCAAGTTCATGACCAACAGCCCACTCGTCGTGCAGGACCCAAAAGGAAACGCGCGCCCATTGCTGGCAGCTGAAATCCCGTCACGGGACAACGGCACCTGGGTTGTCAATACGGATGGGACCATGGTCACGACGTGGAAGATTCGTCCGAACGCCTTCTGGCATGACGGAGCGCCCGTCGTGTCTTCGGACGTCGTGTTCGCCTTCAAGGTCTACATGGACGACGCCATTGCCGTAAGCACGCGGGATCCAGAGCGACTGGTGGACCGCGTGGAAGCTCTGGACGAAAAGACGTTCAACGTGTACTGGAAGCAGGTTTATCCAAATGCTAATCGTTTGGGCCTTGGTCAGCTCGAGCCCCTTCCAGAACACATCGTCGGCACGATCTATGAGGCCGACCGTGAAGCTTTTCAGAACGCCTCGTTCTGGACATCGACATCGTTCGTTGGAGATGGTCCCTACCGTCTCGCCGATTGGGACAAGGGCGTGCAGCTCGTCTATCGCGCCTTCGATCAATTCTTCCTTGGTAAGCCGCAGATCGACGAAGTCACCCTGCGCATCATCGCCGATATGAACACAGTCGTTTCGAACGTACTCAGCGGAACGGTGGACACGACCGTGGCCGTAACCCTCAACCACCAGGCCGGCGCGACAGTCAAGCAACAATGGGAGAAGAGCGGCGAGGGCCAGGTCGCCAGCACGCCGACCTACTGGCGGAATATGCAGATTCAGCATGACCCCAACCGCGCGAAACAGCCCGGATTGCAGGACCGTCGCGTGCGCCAGGCGCTCGTTTACGGCATCGATCGCGCCTCGATCGCGGAAGTCGTCACGGCGGGCGCGTCGCCCGCCGCAGACTCCATCATTCCGCCCAACGACCCGCGGTTCGACACCGTGCAGCGGTCCATCGCCAGGTACCCGTTCGATCGGAACCGCGCCGCGGCGCTCCTGGCGGAGGCTGGGTACCCGAGGTCCGGCGATACCCTGATGACTCCTGGCGGCCAGCCGTTCGGGCTCGAGATCTGGACGAGCCAGGTGTCTGACAATGAAACCGAGATGAGCCTGGTGGCGGCGGATTACACCGCCCTGGGGATGCAGATGGTCCAGAGTGTCATCCCGATTGCCCGGAACGCGGATCGCGAGTTCCGGGCCGAGTTTCCCGGCCTGAACATCACCGCCACGTCGATCGACATTCCGAACGCCCTGATCGATCTGACAGACGATCGGTGCCCACGACCCGAGAACCGCTTCGCGGGCAGCAACCGCGGCTGCTGGTCCAATCCCGAGTTCGAAACTTTCTTCCGCGTGGCGAATACGGCGCTGGATGACCGGGAGCGCGACGATGCGCTGGTACAGGCGCTTCGCGTTTTGACGGAAGATGTCGGGACGATCCCCATGTCTTACAACATGGAGATCATCCCGGTCCGCAAGGGGCTGGTCGGTCCCGCCCCTCGGTGGCCCCAGCAGCCAGGCAATACGTGGAACGTTTTTGAGTGGCGCTGGTCATGA
- a CDS encoding Rieske 2Fe-2S domain-containing protein yields MSDRGHSEYDVLTQTGPGTPGGNLMRRFWHPVALIEELPVGGPPVSLKLFGEELVLFRDDEGKPGLLGLHCPHRGADLSYGRVEDGGLRCIYHGWLLDRAGRCLEQPGEPAGSTFHERIRQTSYPCVERSGAIWAYMGPSEPPLFPNYEFLTVPDENVFAIKLHHECNWLQGNEGNIDLLHLSFVHHNALRDLSGPGGAGAPLGGGGAAPHREKVEAELTDYGLKVCKVRDCGDQQNFYLCTYIYPAAFAFSSETQNRGYSVNWHVPIDDTHHWKFTFMHSREQSLDKDRARRSRLPMDDQYRPLRNKANRYQQDRESMKTETYSGIGLVFQAQDLCVTESAPIQDRSREHLTIQDAPLVASRKLLLKGIRDVAEGRDPPGVIRDPARNSFPRPFAHTLFEPNGADWKEWIRQIEAEIGATNPSQIPATIA; encoded by the coding sequence ATGAGCGATCGAGGCCATAGCGAATACGACGTCCTCACCCAAACGGGGCCGGGGACACCCGGCGGCAACCTCATGCGTCGCTTCTGGCATCCGGTTGCATTAATCGAGGAGTTGCCCGTCGGAGGGCCGCCGGTCTCACTGAAGCTCTTCGGCGAGGAGCTCGTGCTCTTCCGGGACGATGAAGGCAAGCCCGGCCTCCTGGGATTGCATTGCCCGCACCGCGGAGCGGATCTCTCCTACGGGCGAGTCGAGGACGGTGGACTGCGCTGCATCTACCACGGATGGCTCTTGGATCGGGCCGGGCGATGTCTGGAGCAGCCGGGGGAGCCTGCAGGCAGCACCTTCCACGAGCGCATCAGGCAGACGTCCTATCCGTGCGTCGAGCGCTCTGGCGCAATCTGGGCGTACATGGGCCCGAGCGAGCCGCCGCTCTTCCCGAACTATGAGTTCCTGACCGTGCCGGACGAGAACGTGTTCGCCATCAAGCTCCACCATGAGTGCAACTGGCTGCAGGGGAACGAGGGGAACATCGACCTGCTCCACCTGTCGTTTGTGCATCACAACGCATTGCGCGACCTCTCGGGACCCGGTGGCGCAGGCGCGCCCCTTGGCGGCGGCGGGGCCGCTCCGCACCGCGAGAAGGTCGAAGCGGAGCTTACGGACTACGGACTGAAAGTCTGCAAGGTGCGGGACTGCGGCGACCAGCAGAACTTCTACTTGTGCACGTACATCTACCCGGCCGCGTTTGCGTTCTCCAGTGAGACGCAGAACAGGGGCTACTCCGTCAACTGGCATGTGCCGATCGACGACACGCACCACTGGAAGTTCACCTTCATGCACAGCCGCGAGCAGTCGCTGGACAAGGATCGGGCCCGCCGAAGCAGGCTCCCCATGGACGACCAGTACCGACCGCTGCGGAACAAGGCGAACCGCTACCAGCAGGACCGGGAGAGTATGAAGACCGAGACCTACAGCGGGATCGGTCTCGTGTTCCAGGCGCAGGACCTGTGTGTCACCGAGAGCGCGCCAATCCAGGACCGGAGCAGGGAGCATCTCACGATTCAGGATGCTCCCCTCGTAGCATCGCGAAAGCTGCTCCTCAAGGGCATCAGGGATGTGGCGGAGGGCCGCGACCCGCCGGGCGTGATCCGCGATCCGGCGCGGAACAGCTTTCCGCGCCCGTTTGCCCATACGTTGTTCGAGCCAAATGGCGCCGACTGGAAGGAGTGGATCCGCCAGATCGAGGCCGAAATCGGCGCGACGAACCCCTCGCAGATCCCAGCAACCATCGCGTAG